One Drosophila subpulchrella strain 33 F10 #4 breed RU33 chromosome 2R, RU_Dsub_v1.1 Primary Assembly, whole genome shotgun sequence genomic window, AGTACGGAAGTGGCCTCAAGCCTGACTTAATAAGATATTACAGTTCCTAATATCTGGGTATACATTGTTGTGGTCGCAATATCATTGAGAAGTGGGATAGTTAACTAGTTCTTTGCAATAGCTACAATCTAAATAGCACTAGCTTCTTCTAGATAAAACATTCATTAGTTGGGTGTCGTAGATTTTCTGAAAATTGGTACATAGCCCATTCTTTAGCTCTATAGTCTTCCAGTTTAAGTAAACTTATTGATGTTTCAACTGTTGTATTTATGCATTGTGTTACTCAATAATGATCTATTTCCCTATAGGCAACCTTAATGTCACATTGGTTTACAATAGATCAATAGAGTGTTTCGGCTAGACAGTTTTTGTTAAATCTGAATTATTGCATTATATTCTTAAAGCAAGACACAATAAAGTGTGTTGTCTACAGCAACACCGATATAAACACTTTGAAATCGGGAACAAGTCAACCCTAGAATCTGCTTACATAATTCATAGAAGATTAGAGCAAACACATTTCCTCCATCTTTGAAATTCCAGTTGGAGAGACGAGGGCTTTTAAACTATTTTGTGTCAGGGAAACCGAAAGCATTAGAAATTCACTTTCGCATAAATGTCGAACGTGAAGGCATTCCTTTTGTGCCTGCAAATGTTTACACGCAATCCAGCCAGGAAACAGAAGAGGTATGTGAAACATTCGTCCCACCATCTCAGGCGCCTGCAATTACCCCAACGACCCCATTCCGAACAAAAGCCACACGGATGCCCGGATGCGATGAAGTCCTGCCCGGAGTTCTTACCCGTAAATCGCATACCGAATGGGAATCAGAAGAAGCCTCCCCCCAGCTCCATGTGCAGTCGACACGTGCTTGtatgatccaaaaaaaaggagCTGAGCACGTATAAGTTTCCGAAATGAAACCCACTGGGATTGCATGTATCACGCTAAGTTTTAAATAGAACAATGTGGAGCAACACCTATGATTTTAGATAGTTTCGGAAACTACGTTTATTGCTAAACTGTTTGGCTTTAGGTCGATCAAATGGGGGACACTTTATAAAGACACCGTGTCTAACTGAaccccaaaaagtatgcaagtAAATCTGTTCTACAAatgtaaaatgtaaattaattttttcccGGGCAATAAGATatgtaaaattatattttatagagctttttaaataaatttgtcacatatttataaaaagaattTGTTATAATGATATATACATTATATATTTAACTGTCTAATCTGACTGTTTTCGTGATAACTCAGTTACTGTTTAAGTAGTAAATGGATGTTAtgtaaaattataatatatttttataaaaataggaGAAATATTCCCTATCTTTTCAAATCTTAGAAACGttaagataatattaaagttaGTTGagttattatttaaataataaattgcGATCTTATCACCTCCAACCAAATTGCAGGTTGATATTGCTCTAATTGTCAACATGGAgactatacatttttatattttattagttGGCAATGGAAGCGCTGGGACTCTCCCCGTAATACTACTCTATACATATGCTTATCAGTTGGCCCGGCAATTGTCATGGAAATTTAATCAGTCGGCCACAAGAGTAAAATCAAGCAAACAATAATACGGAGTGCAATGCCTTATCCAGCGATGCGCAGAGGGAGTTCGAGATTGATTACATAAGGAGGAGGATGCTATCCGAGGGGCTGAGAGCGATCCCTCAATGGACTCTGCACACGCAACTTTGGGTATTATCAGCAGCATGGAGTGGGGTGCTAGCTCATATCTTATCATTTCAGAGAGTCACCAGCGAAAAAAAATGAGGAAGGGAAGCAACCATGATTAGATAGTGACCAAAAATGCAATAAGACCTTGTGATTCATCAAGTGTATTACACACATGTGCGATTCGTAATTGAAAAATGCCACCAACGCCAGGCATTAATTAAAGACCCAACACTTTCCCTGGCTGGTTCAATAATTGACCTTAAAACGTGACGTTGTCTGGCTTTTCTAGCAAAACGGTAGCAGCCCTTCCAATAACCATTATAGTTTCTCAACAGCAGCGGATATCTATGTATATCTAACTAACCGGCAATCACTTAAGTAGCTGAACACACCCACATTGTGTTCGCCCCCGGATCCGTCCCTTATATATGGCATGTATGGTATATCCATATCCGCAGCCACGAAGAGAGTGAAATTTTTGTGGTACCCCTCAGCCCAGCTCGTTCGTTTGGcattgttttgattttatCGGTTTGTTTATAACTCTGCTGGGTTCCAAATGTAACagcgatttcaatttcattacCATTTAATTGGTCACTTAGTGCGAGGGAAAATGGCAATCGATTGTTTAAAGATTAGAAACAAACCAATTCTGAAAGGAAACTCAGCACTGTAAAGTGGGTGGGGAAATGTATTAAAGCTCTGGGGATTTTCCGGAATACgagaattttaattatttcacaTTCCGAGCATGTGCTTCGCTCTATAATCCCATCTGGCGGGCAAGTTCTCTGAGTGACTTAAGCGGTTAATGAGTGCTCGCTGGTTGTGTTAACGGCCTGACAAGGCAAAATAGCCAAAAGCATTGCAACACTTGGCCAACTTATTTTTGGGCATTCCCTACACTCGAAAATGTAGTCCACACAAATAAATGTTATGGGTAAAATTTACCAATACGGATAGTTACGTAACTTCGCAAAAAAGTTGACCACTATGAAAATAGTAACTTACAGTATATGTGGTTACCTTGGTTACTATCCAGCAGTAAAAATACTATTATATAGTTAAACtactacaaaatattaaaactgcTATAAAATAGTAACTACTAGAAAATAGTTACTACTTTAAAATAGTATGTTGTGActgaaaaattgtttattgtaTTATGTGGTTCCTTTGGTTACTCTCCAGCAGTAAAACTACTACAAAATAGTAAaacttttataaaatagtAAAACTACTATAAAACAGTAGTAAGTAGTAAATAGAGTAACTATTTCATTGGTCAAATTgacaatttgtttaaaaaatcatGTTAAATATAAAAGGTGGAGTAAAGTTTGTTTTCTTATAAGCACAAAGATAAAGGGAAATCATCACTcttaactaaaatatttaatttaataatgtttCAAAAATGGTTACCTTTATAGAATTTATATTAAGAGAAAAGCTTATTACATATTAATAAGACCtcttttctaaaaaaaaatatttggggcccaagaaatatttgaattaaaatacaacatattgataatatttaagttttaaaaaaggaaatcgttaaaaaaatatattaaaaaaaaaaacaattaacttAACCTTAAATTCTCTGCTGATATCCCCTTATTTTTTGAGGTATATTTACTCCGCCCACTTTAAACGTGACCCCGAAAGATATTGGTATTTAGACATGTGCTGTCCGTAAACAACTCCGCCCCATTGTGCGATTCGGTACTCACTCCGTTGTGCAGGTATCCGTTATTCCGGTTGATGTCCATGTGGGTTCGATTGGTTCCCACGGGCATGGCCGATGTGAGCTGCAGCGCCTCAACGGCGCCGAGGTCCAACTCCGGCTGGGATTCGGCGTAGGCTGGAGCGGCACTCCGGAGCGAGAACTGCGAGGAGCTGAGGGGCGGCCGGAGGTGCGACTCCTGTGGGGGAAACCAGATCTGGCGGCGCACGAAGATGGGTGACTCCTTGGCGCTGAGGGCGCCCAGAGAGCCAAGGACTGGACTCACTGGTCGGTGGGTGTGCTCCACGGGTAGCTCCTCCTTCTGGGAGTCCTGGAGGTCCTTCGAAAGGTACTGGCAGCGCAGGCAGGCGCAGGTGAGGTCCTTGAGGTGATCGGCAGACTTGGATTTTGGTAAGGACTTGCCCAAACCCACGGATTCCTGGGCCAGACAGTCGCAGATGTTCCGTCGTCCGGCGGAGGTCGAAACAACGCTGCTCCGGATGACGCTGGTTGCCATGCAACACCGATATGCCAAGTTCGATCTTTAGACCTTCTGCGGGTTTATCTCACGCCCCCGCCCAGTCAAGGTCGTTCACACACTCTATGGATTGTCTTTATCTATGTGGCGGCTCTACCACTCTCACTCTCTAGAACCCCGGTTCACCCGAGCAACATGTGGTTCTGCTCCTCCGCTCAAGGTTCAGCTAGCTCGTCTAACGGTAAACAAAGACTAGACTGCTCTTGAACCCATCAAAATTGGTATTTATTCGCAGATTCCACAGCTATTTGTGGCGTTATCTCTCAAATGATCGGTTTATTGAACTCGACCGTTGCACTTTTTTGGACAATTGTGCACTCGAATCGCTGGAAACTGGTTTCGTTTCAAATGCAAATGGAGCTCTACCACTTGGCCACTTGCATAAGATTTAAACGGtctttatttattgttattgttatttctaTTGTCCCTTTTACGCGTTGTTTGCTCTTGGCGGTAATTCTACGACCGTAAATTAAATTCACACACGTTCGATTTCCAGACACGCAAAACTAcgtaaacaacaaaaacaacaggcCAAGACGAcgcacaacaacaacaattgccAGAGGTATATTATATGACGTCCGCCCCCGAGTAATTCCAGTTTATAACTGAACAACTGAAAACGAGGGTTTTTGGGTTCGGTTTTTGTTCGTACTTTAAGTTTCTTATCTATGCGTTTTTCAACACTACATTTAGCGCCATCTGTTGAGAACTTTCGGAATGAAGTTCAAATTTGCAGGGAAGGTTTTTTGTTAAGCAGagcaatataaaataatcttataaaaaaaacgataaaattaaatgtttgatttaagTAAATAGAtaacataaataataaataaaatacttatttaaataaatatcgaTAACTAATATAAAttgagtttttaaatttaaagtattattattgttatatatattattatatatatattataaaagtatcctaaaatttaatttacagtTTAAAAAACAGGATAATTTAAGTTCTTATAaacttatttataaattattcttaatttaaattaaatcgtttattttatttaaatacatatcATATTAAAAGTGGGAGCTACATCAAGGTGAACACTCCTCCACTGAAGGAGCGTCACTGGAAGCAGTTGACCAAGCAATCGCGCATTAACTGGGTCATTTCTGATCTGTTCTTAAGCCAACCTACAGAAGAACGAGGGTGTCGTAAAGGACATCATCCTGGTGGTCCATGGCGAGATGGCGCTGGAGGATTTCCTCATACAGGTGCGCGAGTCCTGGCAGAACTAACTGGACTAAGTTAAAACTGCCATCCTTAGCTGATAAATCGATTTTAATTTAGGCGGTATTTATTCAAaacatgtaacaaatattGTTTTTCTACTTAATTTCACTGTGAATTCTATTTTAAACCTTACACAAACGGCCAgactgttttatttttgtatggaatTTATACGTTATGCAACTATTCCTCATTCCAAATAATTCATTGGTATGGTAGTCATAACATAGTCACACAATTAAAGTCACTCTTTAGTTACAATAAATTTGGTTTATTTTCAACAATAATTACagttttaaatatatcttTCATAAGGTTCCTTAGTATATAGCATACCAATGGCTTTTGGTTAGAATCCAATCAACAAATCCATGCTGGAACCCACTAGGAACAACAGTCTCTTAGAAAAGTAGTTAACTTAAACTAGGAGCAGCTGCAGTTGCGCATGCTCAACATGATTGCAACTGCCCGATGACTACAAAGACATATGGTAATGTCACACAGAGGTAAGATATCTTAGGGAACTATGGAGAATCCCTCACAGGGGGAAATCACACGTTCGCAGCTTCCTTCTCGGCCTCGATCCTCTTTCTCTTGGCCAGCAGGAAATGCGAGACGTTCTCGTACACCAGGAAGGTGATCATGCAGGCGGGCACCACGCGCGTCAGACTCGCCTGGAGACCCTTGTAGAAACCTCTGAAGCCCTCGAAGCTGCAAAGAAAACCAAAAGCGACGGGGGTTAGTGACTGTGAACCGAGAGCTACAACTACTTACAGTAAGCGCGCTTTGGCTGTTTCAGATTAGCAAAGAGATTCTGCACAATTTAGGGGGTGACCGAAGACTTAAGGAGCGGAAGGAGCAAGGACTACTTACTGAAGCTGCCCTGAGCCCCGAGCCCTTGGCCAAATGAAAGACGCTGGTTGGACGCGCTGACAGTGTTTGCTTTAGTTCGTTTCTTGGTTTTCTTTTGGGTTTGCCATCGTGGCATTTTAATATAGCTAAGTGTTTTTGCATTCTCATCTCTTTTCATTGATTTCAATAAGATTGTTCCACTGTTTTGCTTAATTGGGTTCACAATGCGTTCATTCTTATTTACATACGTGTCAAGGTTTATCCTTAAAATTATAAaccattttcaaaattatgAAGAATCTTTTTGCCAAAATGAATTTTTTGTGTCAACTAAACAGTAAACTGGTTTCATCTTGTGCTTACACAATTCCAAGccattacaaaataaataatttaactaAACTACGAACTAAATGTGTGTTTTTGTTTCTGATGAAGAGTGCAAGAAATGCGTCTCTGAAATTACATTTCATGGGCAGAGGCAATTTTTGCCGTGGCCTCAATCACATCGGTTACTTTCGAAGTTTTTTAGGAGTGAGGGATGTACAATAAACTAGTTATGGAATACTCTTAAGGCTACGGTTAGGTGCTAGGGCAAAACCGATATCGAATTACAACAATAATACAGAATAAGTTTGTCATTTTCTGCTGTTAGCTGCACATCGGAGGAGACGAGAAAGATTCGTGTATTCTAGACGCTTAGCTTAAATTCTGTGTCAGATTCTAGATTCTGGGCTCTAGTTTAATACTCCATCTAGCTGGTCAGCTTCTCCCAGATCAGCATGACCATGCAGATGTTGGGCGTGACGTGGACCAGGTAGGGCACCAGGCCCTTATAGAAACCGCGCATACGCTCGTACCTCCAAGTCTGTTTGATGCAGTCCCAGGTGCCGTTGTAGCGGTGGTGGTGGTCCTGCAGCCTCGCCCGCACCACCTGGTACGGGTAGGTGGCCGCCGCCGCTATCAGCTTGGATACGGCCGCGAAGGCCAAGTACTCGGTGGTGGCCTGTTGGAAAAGGAAACACATATTAGCAAGAGGAACGTGTATTGAACGGCTGCCAAATCGTAGCGACGTCATAACAAGCGGATATATTTGGATTTGGTTGTGTACAGCAGACAAAAAAACGTCGGAATAAGAATAAGTTCTACAGAAAAGGGTACTTGATAAAAACATTTCTAGGAACcgctatattttttaagccaatTTGATTAAAATTTCTCGATTCTAGAGTCATTCATATGCAAAGTATACTAGTCTTTTGTTAATTCTGGAAATATCTATACTACTAACCGGGTTTTTGGTCAATTCTACTTTAGTTGATACATAAACTgacaatataatattaatatttaagctGGCATATGATTAGCAAAAAGGagtctgtttataaatgatggCTTGTCTGATTTTATGGCTTGTCTGATATTATGGCTTGTCTGATTTTATGGCTCATATATTTAGTTGACCGCTGCTGTCCACCAAATTTAGTATATTGCCGATGTCAATGCCACGCGTAACTTGGTCATGTGATGATTTGCTGATCTCTGATCTGCGTACTTACCAGCTTCGTGTCGATGGGGAGCTTGCGGTACTCGTTGTAGGCGTTCTTCATCTCCTCGTAGGTCATGAACTGGATGGCTCCGTGGGAGACGCCCAGCATGCCGGGCACAAAGCCGCGGTACAGGCCCCGCACTCCCTCCTCCTTATAGATCTGGCCCAGGGCGTGGATCATGCCTCTGTACTCGGCACTGCTCGCAGCATCGCACTGCAGGCAAAGACGCGTCTTCACCACCCAGATGGGGTTGGTCAGCAGCAGGGTAAGGGCTCCGGACTCCGCAGCGGCCAGCATGTGCATCGCGGGACCCAGTGGCATGGTGGTGTTGCCTCCCTGGATGAACGTCTTGATGGTGTTGTAGCTAAATGAAAAATTACCAATGttgtttattattgttatCTCTGTTTATACGCACGGCGGAGTACTTACAACATGAAGTACAGGCCCCAGGAGGAGCCCGATCCCCAGACATTGGGGGTGACGCCCTTGTAGAGTCCACGG contains:
- the LOC119550676 gene encoding mitochondrial folate transporter/carrier, encoding MNPIKATSTGSPKKFNVFAHVKYEHMVAGVSGGVASTLILHPLDLIKIRFAVNDGRTATVPQYRGLSSAFTTIFRQEGFRGLYKGVTPNVWGSGSSWGLYFMFYNTIKTFIQGGNTTMPLGPAMHMLAAAESGALTLLLTNPIWVVKTRLCLQCDAASSAEYRGMIHALGQIYKEEGVRGLYRGFVPGMLGVSHGAIQFMTYEEMKNAYNEYRKLPIDTKLATTEYLAFAAVSKLIAAAATYPYQVVRARLQDHHHRYNGTWDCIKQTWSFEGFRGFYKGLQASLTRVVPACMITFLVYENVSHFLLAKRKRIEAEKEAANV